One genomic window of Quercus robur chromosome 6, dhQueRobu3.1, whole genome shotgun sequence includes the following:
- the LOC126689032 gene encoding phylloplanin-like isoform X33, whose product MALKLVLFVTVMVAALELPIAKGTSPVFEVQPSFVPCSLGVNVTATPPFPNAQVQLRCGAGNVVASTTTNASGVFSFSLDSTRVFLSAKVHLSNCNLVVITPLSTCSSTLPAVGVLESPIQFIGFSLLRGHIALIFRPLGFRYSSST is encoded by the exons ATGGCCTTGAAATTAGTTCTTTTTGTTACCGTAATGGTTGCTGCATTGGAACTTCCAATAGCTAAAGGCACTAGTCCTGTGTTTGAGGTCCAACCGTCTTTTGTGCCATGCAGTTTAGGTGTGAATGTTACTGCCACCCCACCTTTCCCAA ATGCTCAAGTACAACTGCGGTGTGGAGCTGGAAATGTGGTTGCTAGTACAACAACCAATGCCAGTGGagtattttcattttccttggATTCTACACGAGTTTTTCTCTCAGCAAAAGTACACTTGAGTAATTGCAATCTAGTGGTTATAACACCCCTCTCCACCTGCAGCTCCACGCTTCCTGCTGTGGGAGTCTTGGAATCGCCCATACAGTTCATTGGATTCAGTCTTTTGAGGGGCCATATTGCTCTCATTTTTAGGCCACTTGGGTTCCGTTACAGTTCCTCAACTTGA